The proteins below are encoded in one region of Buttiauxella gaviniae:
- a CDS encoding acyl-CoA thioesterase, whose amino-acid sequence MLNDPRFSVEVSIKVPFHDVDAMGVVWHGNYFRYFEVAREALLGQFNYGYRAMSESGYVWPVVDTRVKYRDVVKFEQQILVRATVLEYENRLKIGYEIVDAESGKRTTTGYTIQVAVEATSGELCFVSPQILFERMGLSHE is encoded by the coding sequence ATGTTAAATGACCCCCGTTTTTCTGTAGAGGTCAGCATCAAAGTCCCGTTCCATGATGTCGATGCGATGGGTGTTGTGTGGCACGGTAACTATTTTCGCTACTTTGAGGTGGCGCGTGAAGCGTTGCTGGGCCAGTTTAATTATGGCTACCGCGCCATGAGTGAATCCGGTTATGTCTGGCCGGTTGTTGATACCCGCGTCAAATACCGTGATGTCGTCAAATTTGAGCAGCAAATTCTGGTGCGGGCGACGGTACTGGAGTACGAAAACCGCCTGAAAATCGGCTATGAAATTGTCGACGCCGAAAGCGGTAAACGCACCACCACGGGTTACACCATTCAGGTTGCCGTTGAGGCAACAAGCGGAGAGCTCTGTTTTGTCTCTCCTCAAATACTTTTTGAACGCATGGGCTTGAGTCATGAATAA